In Raphanus sativus cultivar WK10039 chromosome 5, ASM80110v3, whole genome shotgun sequence, the following proteins share a genomic window:
- the LOC108862443 gene encoding E3 ubiquitin-protein ligase CCNB1IP1 homolog isoform X2, whose amino-acid sequence MRCNACWRELEGRAISTTCGHLLCTEDASKILSNDGACPICDQVLSKSHMKPVDTNPNEEWVNMAMAGISPQILMKSAYRSVMFYISQRELEMQSKMNRVVAQCRQKCESMQAKFSERMEQVHTAYQKTGKRCQMMEQEVQNLTKDIQELQEKFSEKSRQKRKLDEMYDQLRSEYESVKRTAIQPANNLYPRHQEPDFFSNPPVNMMENREPTRTDRSFYSPGTPGPRDEIWPARQNSSNAGPFDISNDLPAIPTDLGNRRAGGGGGGGGGHHVFGGGGNSNPQSTLRNLILSPIKRSQLSRSRPQLFT is encoded by the exons ATGAGGTGCAACGCCTGCTGGAGGGAACTGGAAGGCCGGGCTATTTCCACCACATGTGGCCACTTATTAT GTACTGAAGATGCTAGCAAGATTCTCAGTAATGATGGGGCATGTCCCATTTGTGATCAAGTACTCTCCAAGAG TCATATGAAACCTGTGGATACCAATCCAAATGAAGAATGGGTAAAT ATGGCGATGGCTGGAATTTCTCCACAAATAC TGATGAAGAGTGCATACCGAAGTGTGATGTTTTACATCTCGCAAAGAGAGTTAGAGATGCAGTCCAAGATGAATCGAGTTGTTGCGCAGTGTCGTCAGAAATGTGAGAGTATGCAAGCAAAGTTTAGCGAGAGAATGGAGCAGGTGCATACAGCATACCAAAAGACGGGCAAGAGGTGTCAGATGATGGAGCAAGAGGTACAAAACTTGACCAAGGATATTCAAGAGCTTCAAGAGAAGTTCTCCGAGAAATCAAG ACAGAAGAGGAAACTTGATGAGATGTATGACCAACTAAGAAGTGAATATGAGTCAGTCAAGCGTACAGCAATCCAACCAGCAAATAACTTGTATCCACGACACCAGGAGCCTGACTTTTTCTCAAACCCACCAGTTAACATGATGGAGAACAGAGAGCCCACACGCACAG ACCGGTCGTTTTACTCTCCTGGAACACCAGGACCTAGAGATGAGATATGGCCAGCAAGACAGAACAGTTCAAACGCGGGTCCATTTGACATCTCCAACGACTTACCCGCAATTCCAACTGACCTTGGAAACAGAAgagcaggaggaggaggaggaggaggaggaggacatCATGTATTTGGTGGTGGTGGCAATTCTAACCCCCAATCAACTCTACGAAACCTTATTCTCTCCCCTATTAAGCGCTCTCAGCTGTCTCGTTCTCGCCCTCAACTGTTCACGTAA
- the LOC108862441 gene encoding trifunctional UDP-glucose 4,6-dehydratase/UDP-4-keto-6-deoxy-D-glucose 3,5-epimerase/UDP-4-keto-L-rhamnose-reductase RHM2: MATSYKPKNILITGAAGFIASHVANRLIRSYPDYKIVVLDKLDYCSDLKNLNPSNSSPNFKFVKGDIASDDLVSYLLITENIDTIMHFAAQTHVDNSFGNSFEFTKNNIYGTHVLLEACKVTGQIKRFIHVSTDEVYGETDEDAAVGNHEASQLLPTNPYSATKAGAEMLVMAYGRSYGLPVITTRGNNVYGPNQFPEKMIPKFMLLAMSGKPLPIHGDGSNVRSYLYCEDVAEAFEVVLHKGEVGHVYNIGTKRERRVIDVARDICKLLGKDPESSIQFVENRPFNDQRYFLDDQKLKNLGWSERTGWEDGLKKTMEWYTKNPEWWGDVSGALLPHPRMLMMPGGRVSDEKKDTSSNTVQTFTVVTPNNKTVGSNDKASLKFLIYGKTGWIGGLLGKLCEKQGITYEYGKGRLEDRASLVADIRRIKPTHVFSAAGLTGRPNVDWCESHKPETIRVNVAGTLTLADVCRENGLLMMNFATGCIFEYDAAHPEGSGIGFKEEDKPNFTGSFYSKTKAMVEELLREFDNVCTLRVRMPISSDLNNPRNFITKISRYNKVVNIPNSMTILDELLPISIEMAKRNLRGIWNFTNPGVVSHNEILEMYKSYIEPGFKWSNFTVEEQAKVIVAPRSNNEMDGAKLSKEFPEMLPIKEALIKYVFGPNKRT, translated from the exons ATGGCTACTTCATATAAGCCTAAGAACATTCTCATTACTGGAGCTGCTGGATTCATTGCTTCCCATGTTGCCAACAGGCTCATCCGTAGCTATCCAGATTACAAGATCGTTGTCTTGGACAAGCTTGACTACTGTTCAGATCTCAAGAATCTCAACCCTTCCAATTCTTCTCCCAACTTCAAGTTTGTCAAAGGAGATATCGCTAGTGATGACCTCGTTAGCTACCTTCTCATCACCGAAAACATCGATACCATCATGCACTTTGCTGCTCAAACCCATGTTGACAACTCTTTTGGTAATAGCTTTGAGTTTACCAAGAACAATATTTATGGTACTCATGTTCTTCTTGAAGCCTGCAAAGTAACAGGACAGATCAAGAGGTTTATCCATGTGAGTACCGATGAAGTCTATGGAGAAACAGATGAGGATGCTGCtgttggaaaccatgaagcttCTCAGCTTTTACCGACAAACCCTTACTCAGCTACTAAGGCTGGTGCTGAGATGCTTGTCATGGCTTATGGTAGATCATATGGATTGCCTGTTATTACTACTCGTGGGAACAATGTTTATGGGCCTAACCAGTTTCCTGAGAAAATGATTCCTAAGTTCATGTTGTTGGCTATGAGTGGGAAGCCGCTTCCGATCCATGGAGATGGATCTAACGTGAGGAGTTACTTGTACTGTGAAGACGTCGCCGAGGCCTTTGAGGTTGTTCTTCACAAAGGAGAAGTTGGTCACGTCTACAACATCggaacaaagagagaaagaagagtgATTGATGTGGCGAGAGACATCTGCAAACTTCTCGGGAAAGATCCTGAATCAAGCATTCAGTTTGTGGAGAATCGACCTTTTAATGATCAAAGGTACTTCCTCGATGATCAGAAGCTGAAGAATCTTGGTTGGTCGGAGCGAACCGGGTGGGAAGATGGTTTGAAAAAGACAATGGAATGGTACACTAAGAATCCTGAGTGGTGGGGTGATGTTTCTGGAGCTTTGCTTCCTCATCCGAGGATGCTTATGATGCCTGGTGGAAGAGTTTCTGACGAGAAGAAAGACACCTCGAGCAACACCGTCCAGACATTCACGGTTGTAACACCTAACAACAAGACTGTTGGTTCTAATGACAAAGCCTCGTTGAAGTTCTTGATCTATGGTAAGACTGGGTGGATCGGTGGTCTTCTAGGGAAGCTATGTGAGAAGCAAGGGATTACATATGAGTATGGGAAAGGACGTTTGGAGGACAGAGCTTCTCTCGTCGCCGATATTCGTAGGATCAAGCCGACACATGTGTTTAGTGCTGCTGGTTTAACTGGGAGACCCAATGTTGACTGGTGTGAATCTCACAAACCAGAGACCATTCGTGTCAATGTCGCTGGTACTTTGACTCTTGCAGATGTTTGCAGAGAGAATGGTCTCTTGATGATGAATTTCGCCACCGGTTGCATATTTGAGTACGATGCTGCACATCCCGAGGGTTCTGGTATTGGCTTCAAGGAGGAAGACAAGCCGAACTTCACCGGTTCTTTCTACTCCAAAACCAAAGCCATG GTTGAGGAACTCTTGAGAGAGTTTGACAATGTATGTACTTTGAGAGTTCGGATGCCAATCTCATCAGACCTAAACAACCCGAGAAACTTCATCACCAAGATATCACGCTACAACAAAGTGGTGAACATCCCGAACAGCATGACCATACTGGACGAGCTTCTTCCAATCTCCATCGAGATGGCCAAAAGAAACCTAAGAGGGATATGGAACTTTACTAACCCAGGGGTGGTGAGTCATAACGAGATACTAGAGATGTACAAGAGTTACATCGAGCCAGGATTTAAGTGGTCCAACTTCACAGTGGAGGAACAAGCAAAAGTCATTGTTGCTCCTCGAAGCAACAATGAAATGGATGGTGCTAAACTAAGCAAGGAGTTCCCAGAGATGCTACCTATTAAAGAGGCACTCATCAAATACGTCTTTGGACCAAACAAGAGAACATAA
- the LOC108862443 gene encoding E3 ubiquitin-protein ligase CCNB1IP1 homolog isoform X3, with the protein MRCNACWRELEGRAISTTCGHLLCTEDASKILSNDGACPICDQVLSKSHMKPVDTNPNEEWVNMAMAGISPQILMKSAYRSVMFYISQRELEMQSKMNRVVAQCRQKCESMQAKFSERMEQVHTAYQKTGKRCQMMEQEVQNLTKDIQELQEKFSEKSRQKRKLDEMYDQLRSEYESVKRTAIQPANNLYPRHQEPDFFSNPPVNMMENREPTRTGPRDEIWPARQNSSNAGPFDISNDLPAIPTDLGNRRAGGGGGGGGGHHVFGGGGNSNPQSTLRNLILSPIKRSQLSRSRPQLFTL; encoded by the exons ATGAGGTGCAACGCCTGCTGGAGGGAACTGGAAGGCCGGGCTATTTCCACCACATGTGGCCACTTATTAT GTACTGAAGATGCTAGCAAGATTCTCAGTAATGATGGGGCATGTCCCATTTGTGATCAAGTACTCTCCAAGAG TCATATGAAACCTGTGGATACCAATCCAAATGAAGAATGGGTAAAT ATGGCGATGGCTGGAATTTCTCCACAAATAC TGATGAAGAGTGCATACCGAAGTGTGATGTTTTACATCTCGCAAAGAGAGTTAGAGATGCAGTCCAAGATGAATCGAGTTGTTGCGCAGTGTCGTCAGAAATGTGAGAGTATGCAAGCAAAGTTTAGCGAGAGAATGGAGCAGGTGCATACAGCATACCAAAAGACGGGCAAGAGGTGTCAGATGATGGAGCAAGAGGTACAAAACTTGACCAAGGATATTCAAGAGCTTCAAGAGAAGTTCTCCGAGAAATCAAG ACAGAAGAGGAAACTTGATGAGATGTATGACCAACTAAGAAGTGAATATGAGTCAGTCAAGCGTACAGCAATCCAACCAGCAAATAACTTGTATCCACGACACCAGGAGCCTGACTTTTTCTCAAACCCACCAGTTAACATGATGGAGAACAGAGAGCCCACACGCACAG GACCTAGAGATGAGATATGGCCAGCAAGACAGAACAGTTCAAACGCGGGTCCATTTGACATCTCCAACGACTTACCCGCAATTCCAACTGACCTTGGAAACAGAAgagcaggaggaggaggaggaggaggaggaggacatCATGTATTTGGTGGTGGTGGCAATTCTAACCCCCAATCAACTCTACGAAACCTTATTCTCTCCCCTATTAAGCGCTCTCAGCTGTCTCGTTCTCGCCCTCAACTGTTCAC GTTATAG
- the LOC108862443 gene encoding E3 ubiquitin-protein ligase CCNB1IP1 homolog isoform X1 codes for MRCNACWRELEGRAISTTCGHLLCTEDASKILSNDGACPICDQVLSKSHMKPVDTNPNEEWVNMAMAGISPQILMKSAYRSVMFYISQRELEMQSKMNRVVAQCRQKCESMQAKFSERMEQVHTAYQKTGKRCQMMEQEVQNLTKDIQELQEKFSEKSRQKRKLDEMYDQLRSEYESVKRTAIQPANNLYPRHQEPDFFSNPPVNMMENREPTRTDRSFYSPGTPGPRDEIWPARQNSSNAGPFDISNDLPAIPTDLGNRRAGGGGGGGGGHHVFGGGGNSNPQSTLRNLILSPIKRSQLSRSRPQLFTL; via the exons ATGAGGTGCAACGCCTGCTGGAGGGAACTGGAAGGCCGGGCTATTTCCACCACATGTGGCCACTTATTAT GTACTGAAGATGCTAGCAAGATTCTCAGTAATGATGGGGCATGTCCCATTTGTGATCAAGTACTCTCCAAGAG TCATATGAAACCTGTGGATACCAATCCAAATGAAGAATGGGTAAAT ATGGCGATGGCTGGAATTTCTCCACAAATAC TGATGAAGAGTGCATACCGAAGTGTGATGTTTTACATCTCGCAAAGAGAGTTAGAGATGCAGTCCAAGATGAATCGAGTTGTTGCGCAGTGTCGTCAGAAATGTGAGAGTATGCAAGCAAAGTTTAGCGAGAGAATGGAGCAGGTGCATACAGCATACCAAAAGACGGGCAAGAGGTGTCAGATGATGGAGCAAGAGGTACAAAACTTGACCAAGGATATTCAAGAGCTTCAAGAGAAGTTCTCCGAGAAATCAAG ACAGAAGAGGAAACTTGATGAGATGTATGACCAACTAAGAAGTGAATATGAGTCAGTCAAGCGTACAGCAATCCAACCAGCAAATAACTTGTATCCACGACACCAGGAGCCTGACTTTTTCTCAAACCCACCAGTTAACATGATGGAGAACAGAGAGCCCACACGCACAG ACCGGTCGTTTTACTCTCCTGGAACACCAGGACCTAGAGATGAGATATGGCCAGCAAGACAGAACAGTTCAAACGCGGGTCCATTTGACATCTCCAACGACTTACCCGCAATTCCAACTGACCTTGGAAACAGAAgagcaggaggaggaggaggaggaggaggaggacatCATGTATTTGGTGGTGGTGGCAATTCTAACCCCCAATCAACTCTACGAAACCTTATTCTCTCCCCTATTAAGCGCTCTCAGCTGTCTCGTTCTCGCCCTCAACTGTTCAC GTTATAG
- the LOC108862442 gene encoding mitogen-activated protein kinase 18, whose protein sequence is MLPNQFKRDTKEMDFFTEYGDANRYRILEVIGKGSYGVVCAAIDTHTGEKVAIKKINDIFEHISDALRILREVKLLRLLRHPDIVEIKSIMLPPSKREFKDIYVVFELMESDLHQVIKANDDLTRDHHQFFLYQMLRALKFMHTANVYHRDLKPKNILANANSKLKVCDFGLARVAFNDTPTTVLWTDYVATRWYRAPELCGSFFTKYTPAIDIWSIGCIFAEVLTGKPLFPGKSIIHQLELITDLLGTPKPETISGVRNDKARKYLSEMRKKDPVIFSKKFSKADPLAIRLLQRLLAFDPKDRPTAAEALADPYFKGLSKVEREPSCQPISKMEFEFERRRLTKDDIRELIYREILEYHPQLLKDYMSGSEGSSFVYPSAIGHLRKQFNYLEENSSRNGPVIPLERKHVSLPRSSVHSSVVHSTSQPNLFEPSRSGVVSGGTRALGPPPRVPPSGRAGRVVESSSVSYENGRNLKEAYFRSAVSSPHCYFKPNTMINPNNRKVEASFQPNPQEFVTVTTNQTNVEIVNSPNPYYHQSQLPNIEQSSNNISIDAKLLQAQTQFGPAVAVASHQNIGTVGYGTAT, encoded by the exons ATGCTACCAAATCAATTCAAGAGg GACACGAAAGAGATGGACTTTTTCACAGAGTACGGTGACGCGAACCGATACAGAATCCTCGAAGTAATCGGCAAAGGAAGCTACGGAGTCGTGTGTGCGGCCATCGACACACACACCGGAGAGAAAGTCGCTATCAAGAAGATCAACGACATCTTCGAACACATCTCCGACGCGCTTCGCATCCTCCGTGAGGTCAAGCTTCTTAGGCTCCTGAGGCATCCTGATATAGTGGAGATCAAAAGCATCATGCTTCCCCCTTCCAAGAGAGAGTTCAAAGACATTTACGTTGTCTTTGAGCTCATGGAATCGGATCTTCATCAAGTTATCAAAGCGAACGATGATCTGACTCGTGATCACCACCAGTTTTTTCTTTATCAGATGCTCCGCGCCTTGAAGTTCATGCATACGGCTAATGTTTATCATCGTGATCTTAAGCCGAAGAATATACTGGCGAATGCGAACAGCAAGTTGAAAGTTTGTGACTTTGGATTGGCTAGAGTAGCGTTCAATGATACTCCTACAACAGTCTTGTGGACG GACTATGTTGCCACAAGATGGTACAGAGCGCCTGAGCTCTGTGGATCATTCTTCACTAAG TACACTCCAGCTATAGACATATGGAGCATTGGCTGTATCTTTGCAGAGGTGCTAACAGGGAAGCCATTGTTTCCGGGGAAAAGCATTATTCATCAGCTGGAGTTGATTACTGATCTTCTCGGCACACCAAAACCTGAGACTATTTCTGGA GTTAGAAATGATAAAGCTAGAAAATACTTGAGTGAGATGAGGAAGAAAGATCCGGTCATCTTCTCTAAAAAATTCTCAAAAGCAGATCCTTTAGCAATCAGACTTCTGCAGAGGCTGCTGGCTTTCGATCCAAAGGATAGACCAACAGCTGCAGAGGCGCTGGCTGATCCTTACTTTAAGGGTCTTTCTAAGGTTGAGAGAGAGCCTTCGTGTCAGCCAATCTCGAAGATGGAGTTTGAATTTGAGAGAAGAAGGTTGACAAAGGATGACATTAGGGAACTTATTTACAGGGAAATACTTGAGTACCATCCTCAGTTGCTCAAGGACTATATGAGTGGTTCTGAGGGATCAAGTTTTGTATATCCtag CGCTATAGGACATCTTAGAAAGCAGTTCAATTACTTAGAGGAGAATAGCAGTAGAAACGGGCCGGTCATACCTCTTGAGAGGAAGCACGTTTCACTTCCCCg GTCTTCAGTTCACTCAAGTGTAGTGCACTCCACAAGTCAACCCAACTTGTTCGAGCCGTCAAGAAGTGGTGTAGTTTCTGGAGGAACTAGAGCTTTAGGACCTCCACCAAGAGTACCACCATCAG GTAGAGCAGGACGTGTTGTAGAATCATCATCTGTTAGTTATGAGAATGGTAGGAACCTCAAAGAAGCTTATTTCAGAAGCGCCGTATCATCTCCTCACTGCTACTTCAAACCAAACACCATGATTAACCCAAATAACCGCAAAGTAGAAGCTTCTTTTCAGCCAAACCCGCAAGAATTCGTCACTGTGACTACTAACCAAACAAACGTGGAGATTGTAAACAGCCCAAACCCTTATTACCACCAATCACAGCTCCCTAATATAGAACAGTCAAGCAACAACATTTCCATCGATGCTAAGCTGTTGCAAGCACAGACACAGTTCGGTCCAGCAGTTGCAGTAGCCTCACACCAGAACATAGGCACAGTTGGTTACGGCACAGCAACTTAG
- the LOC108862443 gene encoding E3 ubiquitin-protein ligase CCNB1IP1 homolog isoform X4, whose protein sequence is MRCNACWRELEGRAISTTCGHLLCTEDASKILSNDGACPICDQVLSKSHMKPVDTNPNEEWVNMAMAGISPQILMKSAYRSVMFYISQRELEMQSKMNRVVAQCRQKCESMQAKFSERMEQVHTAYQKTGKRCQMMEQEVQNLTKDIQELQEKFSEKSRQKRKLDEMYDQLRSEYESVKRTAIQPANNLYPRHQEPDFFSNPPVNMMENREPTRTGPRDEIWPARQNSSNAGPFDISNDLPAIPTDLGNRRAGGGGGGGGGHHVFGGGGNSNPQSTLRNLILSPIKRSQLSRSRPQLFT, encoded by the exons ATGAGGTGCAACGCCTGCTGGAGGGAACTGGAAGGCCGGGCTATTTCCACCACATGTGGCCACTTATTAT GTACTGAAGATGCTAGCAAGATTCTCAGTAATGATGGGGCATGTCCCATTTGTGATCAAGTACTCTCCAAGAG TCATATGAAACCTGTGGATACCAATCCAAATGAAGAATGGGTAAAT ATGGCGATGGCTGGAATTTCTCCACAAATAC TGATGAAGAGTGCATACCGAAGTGTGATGTTTTACATCTCGCAAAGAGAGTTAGAGATGCAGTCCAAGATGAATCGAGTTGTTGCGCAGTGTCGTCAGAAATGTGAGAGTATGCAAGCAAAGTTTAGCGAGAGAATGGAGCAGGTGCATACAGCATACCAAAAGACGGGCAAGAGGTGTCAGATGATGGAGCAAGAGGTACAAAACTTGACCAAGGATATTCAAGAGCTTCAAGAGAAGTTCTCCGAGAAATCAAG ACAGAAGAGGAAACTTGATGAGATGTATGACCAACTAAGAAGTGAATATGAGTCAGTCAAGCGTACAGCAATCCAACCAGCAAATAACTTGTATCCACGACACCAGGAGCCTGACTTTTTCTCAAACCCACCAGTTAACATGATGGAGAACAGAGAGCCCACACGCACAG GACCTAGAGATGAGATATGGCCAGCAAGACAGAACAGTTCAAACGCGGGTCCATTTGACATCTCCAACGACTTACCCGCAATTCCAACTGACCTTGGAAACAGAAgagcaggaggaggaggaggaggaggaggaggacatCATGTATTTGGTGGTGGTGGCAATTCTAACCCCCAATCAACTCTACGAAACCTTATTCTCTCCCCTATTAAGCGCTCTCAGCTGTCTCGTTCTCGCCCTCAACTGTTCACGTAA
- the LOC108863600 gene encoding C2 domain-containing protein At1g53590: MESFLVHHIVIVLLFLWFLSWLDRSHGFFYFMSLIYLYLVHERYVMRLKRQLQFEERKQANQRRVLTDSESVRWLNHAVEKIWPICMEQIASEKILGPIIPWFLDKYRPWTAKKAVIQHLYMGKKPPLLTDIRVLRQSKGDDHLVLELGMNFLAADDMSAILAVKLRKRLGFGMWTKLHLTGMQVEGKVLVGVKFLRRWPFLGRLRVCFAEPPYFQMTVKPIFTHGLDVAVLPGIAGWLDKLLSIAFEQTLVQPNMLVVDMEKFVSPKPENWFFVDEKEPVAHVLVEVVEASDVKPSDLNGLADPYVRGKLGAYRFKTDIKRKTLSPTWQEEFKIPIFTWDSPSILNVEVKDKDRFVDDTLGACSVNIGEFRGGQRNDMWLPLQNIKMGRLHLAITVIEDNEKWSEDPFKGVKLSKEEMQTSFASDTTNKGSFTSVSSEKASSVADNVEPINIKGQEETGIWVQRPGPEVSQIWEPRKGKSRRVDNQVQRVPNSGSPNNETGSSTDENQEGSRNPMKSVGRGLRKIGSVFNRNNKKDDFSIGSIEEESHCQSPRINVKAMNQKDVGVKYIVDDNLSGPLSGKSVESESLNGEENHGKGHMKDVAKSFLKQAEKSAKQIKHVFSLKGIKKARDGQQEIIPESDSVTDSDSSSDDDDDEYTCVQKVGTVAGTPRGLTRDGNIARTGDDDHVDTSKTLAEEAKEDPSGDTADVEAKEENVEEADSETTGVDVAMNAKAEDEQVKTAKNIEGEEKELTEVKL; the protein is encoded by the exons ATGGAGTCATTTCTAGTCCATCATATAGTGATTGTGTTGCTGTTCCTCTGGTTTCTCTCTTGGCTGGATCGATCTCACGGCTTTTTCTACTTCATGTCTCTCATTTATCTCTACTTG gttcatgaACGGTATGTGATGAGATTGAAGAGACAGTTACAGTTTGAAGAGAGGAAGCAAGCTAATCAGAGAAGG GTTCTAACGGATTCTGAATCTGTGCGGTGGTTGAACCATGCTGTGGAGAAGATATGGCCTATATGCATGGAACAGATTGCGTCTGAAAAGATTCTTGGTCCTATCATCCCTTGGTTCTTGGACAAGTATAGACCTTGGACTGCG AAAAAAGCTGTGATTCAGCACCTTTACATGGGGAAAAAACCGCCTCTCTTGACTGATATTAGAGTCCTTCGCCAATCCAAGGGTGATGATCACTTG GTACTGGAACTTGGAATGAATTTTCTAGCAGCAGATGATATGAGTGCAATACTTGCTGTGAAACTAAGGAAAAGGCTTGGTTTTGGGATGTGGACAAAGTTGCATTTGACGGGAATGCAGGTCGAAGGAAAG GTGTTGGTTGGAGTGAAGTTCCTTCGTCGATGGCCTTTCTTGGGGCGTTTACGTGTGTGCTTTGCAGAGCCTCCTTATTTCCAGATGACTGTTAAACCAATCTTTACTCACGGCCTTGATGTCGCTGTACTTCCAGGCATCGCAGGATGGCTA GACAAGCTTCTTTCTATTGCATTTGAACAGACCCTTGTTCAG CCAAACATGCTTGTTGTTGACATGGAGAAATTTGTTAGCCCAAAGCCAG AGAATTGGTTCTTTGTTGATGAGAAAGAACCAGTTGCGCACGTCTTGGTTGAAGTCGTTGAAGCATCAGATGTTAAACCATCCGATCTGAATG GTTTGGCTGATCCTTATGTGAGAGGGAAACTTGGTGCTTACCGATTCAAAACAGACATAAAGAGAAAAACATTGTCCCCAACATGGCAAGAAGAGTTTAAGATACCAATATTTACATGGGACTCTCCAAGTATACTCAACGTTGAAGTTAAAGACAAAGATCGTTTTGTGGATGATACTCTTGG TGCATGTTCTGTGAACATTGGTGAGTTTAGAGGCGGCCAGAGAAACGATATGTGGTTGCCTCTTCAGAACATCAAAATGGGAAGGCTTCATCTTGCTATAACCGTAATCGAGGACAATGAAAAg TGGAGTGAGGATCCCTTCAAAGGAGTGAAGCTAAGCAAGGAAGAAATGCAAACTTCTTTTGCTTCTGATACAACAAACAAAGGTTCTTTCACATCGGTGAGCTCTGAAAAGGCTTCAAGCGTTGCTGATAACGTTGAGCCGATCAACATTAAAGGGCAAGAAGAGACTGGAATCTGGGTACAAAGGCCAGGACCTGAAGTCTCACAGATATGGGAACCGAGGAAAGGCAAGAGCAGACGTGTTGATAACCAAGTACAAAGAGTTCCCAACAGCGGATCACCAAACAACGAAACTGGCAGCAGCACCGATGAGAATCAAGAGGGTTCAAGAAACCCAATGAAGTCTGTTGGTAGAGGGCTGAGGAAGATAGGGTCAGTGTTTAACAGGAACAACAAAAAAGATGATTTTTCAATAGGGAGCATTGAAGAGGAGTCTCATTGTCAGTCTCCTCGGATCAATGTGAAAGCAATGAACCAAAAGGATGTTGGAGTTAAGTACATAGTCGATGACAATCTCTCAGGTCCTCTTTCAGGGAAGAGTGTAGAAAGTGAGAGTCTGAATGGAGAGGAGAATCATGGTAAGGGTCATATGAAGGATGTTGCAAAGAGCTTTCTGAAACAAGCTGAGAAATCTGCAAAGCAGATAAAGCATGTGTTCTCGCTTAAAGGAATCAAGAAAGCAAGAGATGGGCAACAAGAGATCATTCCTGAGTCTGATTCTGTAACTGATTCTGATTCGTCTtcagacgatgatgatgatgagtacACCTGTGTGCAGAAAGTGGGAACGGTAGCTGGAACACCGAGAGGTCTTACACGCGATGGGAATATTGCTAGAACAGGAGATGATGATCATGTAGACACGAGTAAGACATTAGCAGAAGAAGCTAAGGAAGATCCAAGTGGTGATACTGCAGACGTTGAAGCTAAAGAGGAGAATGTAGAGGAAGCAGACTCGGAGACCACAGGTGTGGACGTTGCCATGAACGCTAAAGCTGAAGATGAGCAAGTAAAGACGGCTAAGAACATTGAAGGGGAAGAAAAAGAACTAACAGAAGTAAAACTGTAA